A single genomic interval of Adhaeribacter pallidiroseus harbors:
- a CDS encoding TetR/AcrR family transcriptional regulator: MRLRTNVRSKAQSERGAVENITDKKKIIFDTTLALVREHGFHGTTMSMLIKNSGVAAGTIYHYFDSKESLIIELHAYIRTIIAEALLESDDESKSFKERFITFWHRQWLFYTQNPDALYFIEQFVNSPYYLRCPYYQNDHCQNIIIRFVKTGIDAAILKPMHYKTMGIMVHSSVLTAAKIKLKNQLPMGPEEVDQVIEVVWDGILNK, translated from the coding sequence TTGCGCCTTCGAACGAACGTTCGTTCGAAGGCGCAATCAGAAAGGGGAGCTGTGGAGAACATTACCGATAAAAAGAAAATTATTTTCGACACCACGCTGGCTTTGGTCCGGGAGCATGGTTTTCATGGCACCACCATGAGCATGCTCATTAAAAATTCTGGGGTAGCGGCCGGCACTATCTACCATTATTTCGATTCGAAAGAATCCCTTATTATAGAATTACACGCCTACATTCGCACTATTATAGCCGAAGCTTTACTGGAAAGTGACGACGAGAGTAAAAGTTTTAAAGAACGATTTATCACCTTCTGGCACCGCCAATGGCTTTTTTACACCCAAAATCCGGACGCCTTATATTTTATTGAGCAATTTGTTAATTCTCCTTACTACCTGCGGTGTCCTTATTACCAGAACGATCATTGTCAGAATATCATAATCCGTTTTGTAAAAACGGGCATTGATGCCGCTATCCTAAAACCGATGCATTATAAAACCATGGGCATAATGGTACACAGCAGTGTGTTAACCGCTGCCAAAATAAAACTAAAAAATCAATTGCCGATGGGTCCGGAAGAAGTAGATCAGGTAATAGAAGTGGTGTGGGATGGCATCCTAAATAAATAA